In bacterium, a genomic segment contains:
- a CDS encoding type II secretion system protein, whose protein sequence is MNTKSGFTLVEMLVVVGIIAVLITVLVPKIQGVQDKAKEQATVAQVASIEAALANFAANHDGHYPGSAVDIMTPFPEYGLGDPAFSVGASPALPPNNPGPGHSAGVLGGTVNKQLVLDVRNQGSVNGPTNTGRYFDRMVLDGALSEYPDNQFRKGGGAAVPMYNIFRYEAQNAGNLATFTPYIYAMNNRARSIAEIPGDSGRVRYTGVPNSGYPYDWFGPNALATDDHFFSPGDFAYVPIITQSTFAYSDDPTTPGNDQYRFSTLVNGYMIFAYGSLDQKENKYADEQQKFGQEGFTGMTGALPPPPGAPAIDTPYEHAVYRLFNGAVYYSRK, encoded by the coding sequence ATGAATACTAAATCGGGTTTCACATTAGTCGAGATGCTGGTGGTGGTGGGGATCATCGCCGTGTTGATCACCGTCCTCGTGCCCAAAATCCAGGGTGTGCAGGACAAAGCCAAAGAGCAAGCGACGGTTGCTCAGGTTGCTTCCATTGAAGCGGCGCTGGCGAACTTCGCCGCCAACCACGACGGCCATTATCCCGGCTCCGCGGTTGACATTATGACCCCGTTCCCTGAATACGGCCTCGGAGATCCCGCATTCAGCGTAGGCGCGTCGCCCGCGCTTCCTCCGAACAATCCCGGCCCGGGGCACTCTGCGGGCGTTCTTGGCGGCACCGTCAACAAGCAGCTTGTTCTTGACGTTCGAAATCAAGGAAGCGTCAACGGGCCGACAAACACCGGCAGATATTTCGACCGGATGGTTCTGGACGGAGCGCTTTCGGAGTACCCGGACAACCAATTCAGAAAGGGCGGCGGCGCCGCTGTGCCGATGTACAACATTTTCAGGTATGAAGCACAGAACGCCGGTAATCTTGCGACGTTCACTCCGTACATTTACGCGATGAACAACAGGGCGCGCAGCATTGCGGAAATTCCGGGCGACTCCGGCCGCGTAAGATACACGGGTGTCCCGAACAGCGGATATCCTTACGACTGGTTCGGCCCTAACGCGCTGGCCACGGACGACCATTTTTTCAGCCCAGGGGATTTCGCGTATGTGCCGATTATCACCCAAAGCACATTCGCGTATTCGGATGATCCAACTACGCCCGGCAACGATCAATACCGGTTTTCAACCTTGGTAAACGGCTACATGATTTTTGCTTACGGCAGCCTGGATCAGAAAGAAAACAAGTACGCGGACGAGCAGCAGAAATTCGGCCAGGAAGGATTTACCGGAATGACCGGCGCGTTGCCGCCTCCTCCCGGTGCGCCCGCGATTGATACTCCTTACGAACATGCCGTTTACAGGCTGTTCAACGGGGCGGTTTATTACAGCCGCAAGTAA
- a CDS encoding prepilin-type N-terminal cleavage/methylation domain-containing protein, translated as MLKSFAGKSGFTLIELLVVIVIIGLLLGTAVPAYNKVRTKARETQVVSNSRSIQVALEQFGTDHSGFYPLRLVWYANVGDREPVMEDQAPDWPPMGLAGGVRWVDENGALYDLETVRRNPLLPQDIRFMPQPRVGALVSQFHQYSDPLVVLGYLPGGYPKNPFLNRPMGVINWSWANGEPFTPGANVAVSSGDFVYTHFPCWDENLGQWEDPKGVVKGKVRYRVETEAGTLPGEWGVDLIDCYQLWSYGNLPITAAFYSAYDNSEFPGPPPRKVAIRQDWNANGKKDPFEAGIIFYASGGSCASERDQNTGGKIEF; from the coding sequence CGGGTTTACCCTGATTGAGCTTTTGGTCGTCATCGTGATTATCGGCCTTTTGCTTGGAACGGCGGTTCCCGCGTACAACAAGGTTCGTACCAAAGCGCGCGAAACCCAAGTCGTTTCCAATTCGCGATCGATTCAGGTTGCATTGGAGCAGTTCGGGACCGACCACAGCGGATTTTATCCGCTTAGACTTGTCTGGTACGCGAACGTCGGCGACAGGGAGCCTGTGATGGAAGATCAAGCTCCCGACTGGCCACCGATGGGTTTGGCCGGCGGGGTCAGGTGGGTGGACGAAAACGGCGCGCTTTACGATTTGGAGACTGTCAGAAGAAATCCGCTGCTGCCCCAAGACATAAGGTTTATGCCGCAGCCTAGGGTGGGCGCTCTTGTCTCGCAATTTCATCAGTATTCGGACCCGTTGGTTGTTCTTGGATATCTTCCGGGCGGTTATCCCAAAAATCCGTTTTTGAACAGGCCCATGGGTGTGATCAATTGGTCTTGGGCAAACGGCGAGCCGTTTACGCCGGGGGCAAATGTGGCGGTTTCGTCAGGTGATTTCGTTTATACGCATTTTCCCTGTTGGGACGAAAACCTTGGTCAGTGGGAAGACCCGAAGGGCGTCGTCAAAGGGAAAGTGCGTTATCGAGTCGAAACCGAGGCCGGAACGCTTCCAGGCGAATGGGGAGTCGATTTGATCGACTGCTACCAGTTGTGGTCGTACGGCAATCTGCCCATTACCGCTGCGTTTTATTCAGCCTACGATAACAGCGAGTTTCCCGGACCGCCGCCTAGGAAAGTTGCAATCCGACAGGATTGGAACGCCAACGGCAAAAAGGATCCGTTCGAAGCGGGAATAATCTTTTACGCGTCGGGCGGTTCGTGCGCGTCCGAGCGCGACCAGAACACCGGTGGAAAGATTGAGTTTTAG